GATCGGGGCGCAGCGTCAGCAGCTGCGCGAGCTCGCGGTCGCTGCGCCGACGCAGCCACTCGGCCAGCGTGGCCGGTGGGGCGTCATCGTCGCCGCCGCCGCTGCGTGCGGGCTCCGGCGTCGCGGCCACGGGCGGGCGCGCTCAGCGCCCGTCGGCGAGGTGCGGACGCTCCTCGCGCGTCGGGTGGACGTAGAAGAGCCGGTCGGTCGGCAGCGGGAACTCGGTGTCGCCGAACGGGGAGTGGGCACCGGCGGCGTCGGACACGAGCTCGGAGACCAGGAAGTCGTCGTCGGTGTCGTGGGTCGAGCGGAACTGCTCGGGCAGACGGGGCGACGTGGCGGCCATTGACGGTCCCTCTCACGGGGTCGAACGCGGACTGACGAGTGTATCCGGACGTCGCCGCCCCCGCCGCGGCGACCGCAGCCGATATCGCTGCGTCGGGAGTCCCGCGACCGGTAGCCTGGTCGCGGGAGGCATCGCCGCGGCGGTGCCTCGAAATTCGTCCAGCACCGAGGAGCCCCCGTGCCTGCCGGCAGAGTCAAGTTCTTCAACGCGGAGAAGGGCTTCGGCTTCGTCTCCAACGACGAGGGCGACGACGTCTTCGTCCACCGTGACGCGCTGCCCGACGGAATGCAGGACATCAAGCCCGGGACCCGCGTCGAGTACGGCATCGTCTCGGGACGCAAGGGACTGCAGGCCATGCAGGTACGACTGCTCGACCCGGTGCCCTCCGTGGTGCGCAACGCCCGCAAGCCCGCCGAGGAGATGGCCCCGCTCGTCGAGGACCTCATCAAGCTGCTCGACAGCACGTCGAACACGCTGCGGCGCGGTCGCTACCCCGATCGTCCGGAGGCCCGCAAGATCGCCGGACTGCTCCGCGCCTTCGCCGACAATCTGGATGCTTGACCGCCTCCCCGGCACTTCACTGTTGTCGGCTCGAACCAGCGCGGCAGCATGCCCGCTGTTGCCTACAGTTCCAGCGCAGCGTTGCTTGGGACGAGGTTCTGCTCGTGGGCTCGTGACAGCAGCGCCCTGACGGCGGCGTGGCCCTCGTCGCCGAGGTCGCGGGTGAACTCGTTGACGTAGAGCGCGATGTGCTGGGCCTGCACGTCCGGGGACATCTCGTCCGCGTGCGCGGCCACGTACGCCGCCGACGCCGACGGGTCTGCCCAGGCGTGCTCCACCGACGCTCGGACGACGCGGGTCAGGGCGGCGGCGTCCAGCGAGCGACGCGCCAGGATCGCACCGAGCGGGATCGGCAACCCGGTGTCGGCCTCCCACCACGCGCCGAGGTCGGCCAGCGCGGTCAGCCCGAAGGACGGGTAGGTGAAGCGGGCCTCGTGGATCACGAGCCCCGCGTCGTACCGGCCGTCGCGCACCGCCGGCATGATCTCGGTGAACGGGACGACGTCGATGCGGGCGGGACGCTGCCCGACCGCCCACAGCCGGAACAGCAGGTAGGCCGTCGAGCGCTCGCTGGGCACCGCGACGGTCCGGCCGTCGAGGTCGGCGAGGTCGCCACGGGTCAGCACGAGCGGCCCGCAGCCGCGGCCCAGCGCCCCGCCGGTGGGCAGCAGCGTGTACTCGTCCAGCAGCCACGGCAACGCCGCGTACGACACCTTGACGACGTCGAACTCGCCGCGCTCGGCGGCGGTGTTGGTGACGTCGATGTCGGCGAACGTCACGTCGATCTCGGGGGCGTCGGGGACGAGACCGTGGGCCCAGGCGTGGAAGACGAACGTGTCGTTGGGGCAGGGGGAGTACGCGACCTTCATGGGAGCCACTTTCCGTGCGGTACCGGGTGCTGTCATGGGCGGGACGGTGTCGTCATGCGGTGGCCTCGGCGACGGCGCGGCCGAGGGCGGCGAGCGCGTCCTCGATCCGCCAGGCGGCGCGGTCCCGCGGGCCGACGGCGTTGCTGATCGTGCGGAGCTCGGCGAAGGGCACCCCGGCGTGCGTCGCCGCGATCGCCACGCCGGCACCCTCCATGGCCTCCGCGACCGCGTCGGGGTAGCGCCGGGCGAGCGCGGCTGCGCGCTCGGCCGTCCCGGTCACGGTGGCGACCGTCAGCACGGTGCCGAGGTGACCGCCGGTGCGGTCGGCGAGCTCGACCGCCAACTTGGCCGGCACCGGGTGCTCGGCGACGCCGAACCCGAGCTCGGCCATCGGCACGAAACCCTCGGCGGTGTCGGCACCGAGGTCGGCGAAGACGCTCGTGGTGGCCACCGCGATCGCACCGGGGGCCAGCGGCGCGAACCCGCCGCCGATGCCGGCGCTGACGACGAGGTCCGCACCGGTGACCAGCTCGCGGCCGGCGGTGGCCGCCGCGGCGGCCGGTCCGACGCCGCCGACGACGACCCGCACCGCGGCGCCGCGGGGCAGCGCCGCGCGGATCGCGGCGGCCTCGGCCTCGACCGCGGTGATCACCAGGACGTCCGTGTCGGCTCCCGTCGTCGTGGCGCGGCCGGGGTGCCGGCGCCGCGTCAGTCGCTGCTGCGAGGAACGACGCTACCGATGGAGCCCAGGCGCCCCTGGGGCCGGGAGGTCGCGCGACTGCGCAGCACCACGAGCCCGGCGACGAGACCGACCACGACGGCGGCGACGACGAGGGCCACCCGGCCGTCGGTGGTGTCGTTGCTGGGCAGGGCCACGCCCAGCGCTGCACCCAGCACCCACGCCAGCTGCAGGAAGGTCTCGGAGCGGGCGAACGCGCTGGAGCGCAGCGTCTCGAGGACGTCCTGCTGGATGAGGGCGTCCAGCGCGATCTTCGACAGCGCGTTCGTGACGGCCGACAGGAACATCGCGATGCAGGCGACCAGCACG
This portion of the Jatrophihabitans endophyticus genome encodes:
- a CDS encoding cold-shock protein; translation: MPAGRVKFFNAEKGFGFVSNDEGDDVFVHRDALPDGMQDIKPGTRVEYGIVSGRKGLQAMQVRLLDPVPSVVRNARKPAEEMAPLVEDLIKLLDSTSNTLRRGRYPDRPEARKIAGLLRAFADNLDA
- a CDS encoding 1,4-dihydroxy-6-naphthoate synthase produces the protein MKVAYSPCPNDTFVFHAWAHGLVPDAPEIDVTFADIDVTNTAAERGEFDVVKVSYAALPWLLDEYTLLPTGGALGRGCGPLVLTRGDLADLDGRTVAVPSERSTAYLLFRLWAVGQRPARIDVVPFTEIMPAVRDGRYDAGLVIHEARFTYPSFGLTALADLGAWWEADTGLPIPLGAILARRSLDAAALTRVVRASVEHAWADPSASAAYVAAHADEMSPDVQAQHIALYVNEFTRDLGDEGHAAVRALLSRAHEQNLVPSNAALEL
- a CDS encoding futalosine hydrolase, yielding MITAVEAEAAAIRAALPRGAAVRVVVGGVGPAAAAATAGRELVTGADLVVSAGIGGGFAPLAPGAIAVATTSVFADLGADTAEGFVPMAELGFGVAEHPVPAKLAVELADRTGGHLGTVLTVATVTGTAERAAALARRYPDAVAEAMEGAGVAIAATHAGVPFAELRTISNAVGPRDRAAWRIEDALAALGRAVAEATA